In the Candidatus Neomarinimicrobiota bacterium genome, TCAGGCACGGTTATGCGGGAAGGTCAATGTTGGCTCAATCATTGACGGCGCATTCGGCATGGCGTTCCGTGCCGACACAGATAGCCGCCATCAAGCATGCGGTGAGTCCGTACTGCTACCGGTGTCCGCTGGGACTGGAGTATCCTTCATGTGAAATAAAATGCGCTCAGGACATAGAAGAGCTGATACTGACCACCACTACCGGACAGATAGCGGGATTCCTTGCCGAACCGATCCAGGGCGTCGGAGGTTTCATAACTCCTCCCGAAGAGTATTTTAAGGTAGCAGTCGATATAATTCGTAAGTACGGCGGAATATTTATCTGCGACGAGGTTCAGACGGGATTCGGTCGAACCGGTACAAAGATGTTCGGCATCGAGCATTACGGAGTCGAACCCGAAGTAATGACGATGGCGAAGGGAATCGCAAACGGGATGCCTCTCGGAGCCACAATAGCAACCGAAGAGGTTGCTGACTCCCTCAAAAAACTAACCATATCCACATTCGGCGGTAATCCGATCTCGTCCGCAGCCGCAAATGCCACAATCGACATAATAGTCGATGAAGATTATCCGGCTAAGTCTGAAACGATGGGAAAAATTCTCCGTGAAGGACTTGAGGAGATTAAAGAGAAATACCCGAAGATAGTCGGAGACGTCCGTGGTAAGGGACTTATGCAGGCGATAGAGTTGGTTGAAGACGAACCGAACGGGGACAGGACTCCTAACGCAAAAGCGACCATGGAAGTGTTTGAAGAGACCAAGAAACGTGGACTGCTCATAGGCAAGGGTGGACTATACGGCAACATATTCCGCATTGCGCCGCCGATGTCGGTATCTGAAGCGCAGGTGAAGGACGCTCTTGAAATCCTCGACAAGTCTTTAGCGGTGATCAATTAACTCATGGATAAGGTTATTC is a window encoding:
- a CDS encoding aspartate aminotransferase family protein — translated: MANSLTQTPDTESEEKSDTEVRPTSADVKEKHDEYLFSSVINYYSEPLALDSGKGCILKDVEGNEYLDFFGGILTVSIGHADDRINKAIVAQMNRLGHVSTLYPTIPMVELAEKLARITPGKLQKSFFTGSGTEADETAVMLAQVFTGNMEIIALRHGYAGRSMLAQSLTAHSAWRSVPTQIAAIKHAVSPYCYRCPLGLEYPSCEIKCAQDIEELILTTTTGQIAGFLAEPIQGVGGFITPPEEYFKVAVDIIRKYGGIFICDEVQTGFGRTGTKMFGIEHYGVEPEVMTMAKGIANGMPLGATIATEEVADSLKKLTISTFGGNPISSAAANATIDIIVDEDYPAKSETMGKILREGLEEIKEKYPKIVGDVRGKGLMQAIELVEDEPNGDRTPNAKATMEVFEETKKRGLLIGKGGLYGNIFRIAPPMSVSEAQVKDALEILDKSLAVIN